In Tuberibacillus sp. Marseille-P3662, the following proteins share a genomic window:
- a CDS encoding glycosyl hydrolase family 28-related protein, with protein MATQPQAIGGDIISQLLNDWMSYFESEKIGLERLPYKDAKENGVVGDGSTDNLAAVESAISQAISEGRKSVYLPPGTYYMSGIPTDKDKVFFIGDDAKFTGSFTARIAQVGDTIDHGDGQTHIVAGAIRYYASLGRWDLITNNDGGHHPPINIASIDSSNSSNYININFDTSAWGLGDDSDVNVSSFVIAPDEDLSRYGISCGASVNYQGASVRLWGGAYSDYIYYDGSNWVSNKGRYSLSWQGDRLLCTRTADNGRAIDSGTYPQLTARETMLMPVLGSVSAGGDTVEVLFYTTAGDVATTPNGNFKFFITDPSMKGGIEPNDIPDGLGNLWFIGVMKSKQ; from the coding sequence ATGGCAACACAACCACAGGCTATAGGCGGCGACATCATATCGCAACTGCTGAATGACTGGATGTCGTATTTTGAATCAGAGAAAATCGGTTTAGAGAGACTTCCATATAAAGACGCAAAAGAAAATGGCGTGGTCGGTGATGGAAGCACAGATAACCTAGCGGCTGTAGAATCTGCGATTAGTCAAGCTATATCAGAAGGGCGAAAAAGCGTTTATTTACCACCCGGTACTTACTATATGTCCGGCATTCCGACAGACAAAGACAAGGTTTTCTTCATAGGCGACGATGCCAAATTCACGGGTTCATTCACAGCGAGAATTGCCCAAGTAGGAGACACAATAGACCATGGAGACGGGCAGACTCATATTGTCGCTGGTGCGATTCGTTATTATGCATCACTTGGACGTTGGGATTTGATTACTAACAATGACGGTGGGCATCATCCTCCGATCAATATAGCTAGTATTGATTCTAGCAACTCATCAAACTATATCAATATTAATTTTGACACGAGCGCTTGGGGGCTAGGTGATGATTCGGATGTTAACGTGTCATCGTTTGTAATCGCACCCGATGAAGATTTATCTCGATACGGGATCAGCTGTGGTGCATCTGTGAATTATCAAGGCGCAAGCGTTCGCCTTTGGGGCGGAGCTTATAGTGATTACATTTATTATGATGGATCGAATTGGGTTTCAAACAAAGGGCGATACTCCCTATCATGGCAAGGTGATCGTTTACTTTGTACTCGTACAGCGGACAATGGTAGGGCGATTGACAGCGGCACGTATCCACAATTAACCGCACGAGAAACAATGTTAATGCCTGTGCTTGGAAGTGTGAGCGCTGGCGGGGATACTGTCGAAGTCTTGTTCTATACAACTGCGGGCGATGTTGCGACAACGCCGAACGGAAATTTTAAATTCTTTATTACTGATCCGAGTATGAAAGGCGGTATCGAACCTAACGATATCCCGGATGGACTGGGTAATCTTTGGTTTATCGGCGTTATGAAATCGAAGCAATAG
- a CDS encoding phage tail spike protein: protein MNLTTVYDKDMNVQAYLENAHAIDIKTPSNALWKAGFTLPFDDPKNDWCQPFYRVRLYKNNKEVGLFQIVQETTTKKNGQKLKSYKLEHVLATLLDSAIDGYKQKNNRSTSYNIEYLLSFQNEKNWVLGQCDFEYLFSYKYENVNGVYNALMSLTDQFPEPFHWTWDTSVYPWKLNLVRASTEPQARIKHRHNLQSIERDMDPRDIITRIIPKGYGEGVNQLTIESVNNGQAYIDAEPELIEKFGLKTYIMVDRSIEDPNALYNVAKKMLDEYKIPPVSYKVGAADVSPITDSPIDEFEEGIIVEVDDEDFGVFQARIVDIDRSDVTGKPWDANLEIARKTKSITDSQNEMRDRQRINEVISQGATNIDTHPFADNCDPDHPAVMNFEFPEEFVHLNKAYLNFKVEPFRMYSRATAGGGATTRTTSAGGSVETTTSAGGYVSKSTANGGGTTETTGYYCGEIDACITGTSDQIGEGTSHFHSLPGQLLNHSHELSIPDHSHSFNVPSHTHDVSIDPHTHQIELPDHTHKIEPGIWEGTRASSIEVIVDGQSIGTFGQEINKLNLIPYLDKDNGGRVTRSRHTVELKPDKLSRITTSVVRQFFIQSHEGGTY, encoded by the coding sequence ATGAACCTAACAACAGTCTATGACAAGGATATGAACGTACAGGCCTATTTGGAGAACGCCCATGCCATCGACATCAAAACACCGAGCAACGCACTCTGGAAAGCGGGGTTCACATTGCCATTCGATGATCCCAAGAATGATTGGTGTCAACCGTTTTATAGAGTGCGACTTTATAAAAACAACAAAGAAGTGGGCTTGTTCCAGATTGTCCAGGAAACAACAACGAAAAAGAACGGTCAAAAGTTAAAATCTTACAAGTTAGAACATGTCCTAGCAACACTACTCGACAGTGCAATTGACGGGTATAAGCAAAAAAACAACCGTTCAACAAGCTACAACATTGAATATTTGCTCTCATTTCAGAATGAGAAAAACTGGGTACTCGGTCAATGCGACTTTGAGTACCTTTTTTCATACAAATATGAGAATGTGAATGGCGTGTACAATGCGCTCATGAGTCTAACAGATCAATTCCCAGAGCCATTCCATTGGACGTGGGACACATCGGTCTATCCTTGGAAGTTGAACCTTGTACGGGCGTCCACAGAACCACAAGCACGCATCAAACATCGTCATAATTTACAAAGTATTGAACGGGATATGGATCCACGGGATATCATCACGCGGATCATTCCAAAAGGTTATGGTGAAGGCGTTAACCAGTTAACTATTGAATCAGTTAATAACGGACAAGCATACATTGATGCTGAACCGGAATTGATTGAGAAATTTGGATTGAAAACATACATCATGGTGGATCGTTCGATTGAGGATCCTAATGCTTTGTACAATGTCGCTAAAAAGATGTTAGATGAATACAAAATCCCTCCTGTTTCATACAAGGTTGGTGCTGCTGATGTGTCGCCTATCACCGACTCACCGATTGATGAGTTTGAAGAAGGAATCATTGTTGAGGTCGATGATGAAGATTTCGGTGTGTTCCAGGCTAGGATTGTTGATATTGATAGATCAGACGTCACAGGCAAACCGTGGGACGCCAATCTGGAAATTGCACGCAAGACCAAAAGCATCACTGACAGTCAGAATGAAATGAGGGACAGACAGCGGATTAATGAGGTGATTTCACAGGGCGCTACTAATATTGACACACACCCATTCGCTGACAACTGTGACCCTGATCATCCGGCTGTTATGAACTTTGAATTCCCGGAAGAATTTGTTCATTTGAACAAGGCTTATCTTAATTTTAAGGTGGAGCCGTTTCGTATGTACAGCAGGGCAACGGCTGGCGGCGGTGCTACTACACGAACAACAAGTGCGGGCGGTTCGGTTGAAACAACGACAAGCGCGGGCGGATATGTTTCAAAATCTACCGCCAATGGCGGCGGTACGACTGAAACAACGGGATATTATTGTGGTGAAATCGATGCTTGTATAACGGGGACAAGTGATCAAATCGGTGAAGGTACAAGTCATTTTCACTCATTACCGGGTCAACTTTTAAATCACAGTCACGAGTTGTCGATCCCAGACCATTCCCATAGTTTTAATGTTCCTTCTCATACACACGATGTTTCGATTGATCCACATACGCATCAAATCGAATTACCTGATCACACCCATAAAATTGAGCCAGGTATTTGGGAGGGAACAAGGGCATCAAGTATCGAGGTTATAGTCGACGGTCAATCTATCGGCACATTTGGACAAGAAATAAACAAACTGAATCTCATACCTTATTTAGACAAAGATAATGGCGGCCGTGTCACCCGAAGCCGTCACACCGTCGAATTGAAACCTGACAAGCTCAGTCGAATCACAACTAGTGTTGTTCGTCAGTTTTTTATCCAATCTCACGAAGGAGGAACATATTAA
- a CDS encoding TlpA family protein disulfide reductase, protein MKFNKQNIILTATLLIITVAAVTWVSAHGHDKGSFESLTVDVKSTDDVKKKAQDVLSDEFEENENLSRVELVLQRPNKTKTVMKINRDKFQKFLSEGNGLEDYLTDYYTLPGESKTTSGTPYKNDFDLKNLKGEKVSLSDYKSEKVLLNFWATWCHYCRQEMSTLNKFYNQNDVNIVSVNIGESKETVEGFKQKTDFDFITLLDKKADVSESFNVHVLPTSILIDKNGKVLKRHQGPFMKLDDINNFMKDKSS, encoded by the coding sequence GTGAAATTTAATAAACAAAATATAATCTTAACCGCTACACTTTTAATAATTACTGTTGCGGCTGTCACATGGGTTTCCGCGCATGGTCATGATAAAGGGTCATTCGAATCATTAACAGTTGATGTGAAATCAACAGACGATGTGAAAAAGAAAGCACAGGATGTTTTATCGGATGAATTCGAAGAAAACGAAAATTTATCAAGGGTTGAATTGGTACTACAGCGTCCTAACAAAACAAAAACAGTCATGAAGATAAATCGCGATAAATTCCAAAAATTTTTAAGTGAAGGTAATGGACTAGAGGATTACTTAACCGATTATTACACTTTGCCCGGAGAATCCAAAACGACATCTGGAACCCCTTATAAAAATGACTTCGACCTTAAAAATTTAAAAGGTGAAAAAGTGAGTCTATCTGATTATAAAAGCGAAAAGGTTTTATTGAATTTTTGGGCGACCTGGTGCCATTATTGCAGACAAGAAATGTCGACACTGAATAAATTTTATAATCAAAATGACGTAAATATTGTTAGTGTTAATATTGGGGAATCCAAAGAAACTGTTGAAGGATTTAAACAAAAAACTGACTTTGATTTTATTACGTTGTTAGATAAGAAAGCTGATGTATCGGAAAGTTTTAATGTTCACGTGCTGCCGACATCGATATTAATAGATAAGAATGGTAAGGTTTTAAAAAGGCATCAAGGCCCATTCATGAAACTAGATGATATTAATAATTTTATGAAGGACAAAAGCTCCTAA
- a CDS encoding hemolysin XhlA family protein codes for MEDVKDMDMLEHSVQQNSENISDLKESDKQLDKRITALETNDKLQDRNIQTLETSLGKIQDDTTWLRRTITRALITAGFGAAFSLVGGLILYFLTK; via the coding sequence ATGGAAGATGTGAAGGACATGGATATGCTCGAGCATTCTGTTCAACAAAACTCTGAAAATATTTCAGATCTAAAAGAAAGCGACAAGCAACTAGACAAACGAATCACAGCACTTGAGACAAATGACAAACTTCAAGACAGGAATATTCAAACGCTTGAAACAAGCTTAGGTAAAATCCAGGACGATACTACGTGGCTACGCCGTACCATTACCAGGGCTTTGATAACAGCTGGTTTCGGAGCGGCTTTTTCATTAGTCGGTGGATTAATTTTGTATTTTTTAACCAAATAG
- a CDS encoding peptidoglycan-binding protein: MTVSVETLIDRSVRNMGDVHPLVEKKTKEVIRQAYNEGIYVQISSGFRSFDEQAELYAQGRTTGGNVVTNAEPGESVHNYGFAVDYFLTSDYGNKALWSVNDDWCRVAEIAKSLGFEWGGDWTSFKDYPHLQLTEGLTWQDLQAGRRPSFCDDGNVEPVSDNNNLLENGDQSSDVKVFQGSLEKLGYELGPVDGIYGPKTEAAVKRFQGDHDLAVDGIIGPNTKAAIHEALNKTEYPLPDGVWNTDDNGYHKEVEQIQRALCAVYFYPNKGAKNNGVDGYYGPNTQDAVRRFQSVYIPHEIDGVYGPTTRKHLKQVLKEKGKM; encoded by the coding sequence ATGACAGTATCAGTAGAAACGTTGATTGACCGTAGTGTCCGAAACATGGGCGATGTTCACCCATTAGTTGAGAAAAAAACTAAGGAGGTGATTCGGCAAGCGTACAATGAAGGCATCTATGTTCAAATCTCGTCCGGTTTCCGTTCGTTTGACGAGCAGGCCGAACTATACGCACAAGGTCGGACAACAGGCGGCAATGTCGTCACCAATGCCGAACCCGGCGAATCGGTACACAACTACGGTTTTGCCGTTGATTACTTTCTAACGTCTGACTATGGCAACAAAGCGTTATGGAGTGTTAATGACGACTGGTGCCGTGTTGCTGAAATCGCGAAAAGCCTTGGCTTTGAATGGGGTGGTGATTGGACAAGCTTCAAAGACTATCCACACTTGCAGTTAACAGAAGGGTTAACATGGCAGGATCTACAGGCAGGACGCCGTCCTTCTTTTTGCGATGATGGAAATGTCGAACCTGTGAGTGACAATAACAATCTTTTGGAAAATGGTGACCAAAGCAGCGATGTCAAAGTATTTCAAGGTTCATTGGAGAAATTAGGCTATGAACTCGGCCCCGTCGATGGCATATACGGACCGAAAACTGAAGCAGCAGTCAAACGATTCCAGGGTGATCATGACTTAGCCGTTGACGGTATCATTGGCCCGAATACAAAAGCGGCGATCCATGAAGCGTTGAACAAAACAGAATACCCACTTCCTGATGGTGTTTGGAACACAGACGACAATGGCTATCACAAGGAAGTTGAACAGATTCAGCGTGCATTGTGCGCTGTTTATTTTTATCCAAATAAAGGCGCTAAAAACAACGGCGTTGATGGTTACTACGGACCGAACACACAAGATGCTGTTCGACGTTTCCAGTCTGTTTACATCCCACATGAAATCGACGGAGTGTACGGTCCAACGACACGCAAACATCTAAAACAAGTATTAAAAGAGAAAGGAAAGATGTAA
- a CDS encoding holin yields MNEILTFATIILPIVTAVTELIKRTVSVPKNLVPLIALVAGLAIGYAATPMTDVDWVLRLWGGGIAGLSSTGLYEIALKKRQGKTKQNKKSA; encoded by the coding sequence ATGAACGAAATCCTAACGTTTGCAACAATCATTTTGCCAATCGTAACTGCTGTCACGGAGTTAATCAAAAGAACAGTATCTGTGCCAAAAAATCTTGTGCCTCTTATTGCCTTGGTAGCTGGCCTTGCGATTGGGTATGCTGCAACACCTATGACTGATGTTGACTGGGTTCTGCGTCTTTGGGGCGGTGGCATCGCTGGTTTGTCGTCTACCGGCCTGTATGAAATTGCGCTCAAGAAACGACAAGGTAAGACTAAACAAAACAAAAAATCAGCGTAA